In one window of Verrucomicrobiia bacterium DNA:
- a CDS encoding alpha/beta hydrolase produces the protein MKNKTQNQKRSSTAILAVKGCCRFVVKPFLLSLVTCHLLFSSGVSAAVPQWWITRGVIDTNLAADNYGPVNVGQLKHVAYQAALELEEKLPNGAGDCLDLVESFSKTNGNYAPVNAGQLKYVAKFFYDRLIAEGYTNSYPWTETKADDANFALINQGQLKFVFSFDLDKWKPKPPNWVDEDEDGLDDNWELENFGNLTPEPDDDMDGDGIPNSQEQQDGTDPNEPDEDPENPLPPMASYGLIHWQPVNHELGDSDSLYATWQVFVNDKGQAIATTAGQGVGVWTTAFAKGSVTAELEDYMCYNFNNNGKAILESPAEEGEEGDGFIYQVWDFESGDFTSAPPINSPPSLLPDDLEEVYSMDVIIDQIICEGNIEEKTSLLGINDPGSLAGTTVFQWRVKYHSYYYDQVSKQWKQSNGEKIINDFRPVYWPQSQMGNAMAVNEDFMETYSYLHTANINNQDAVALMKEGSQFLYYHHASEEPQTLDLPWDTRSRLNNDAQVAGSFYQGKSYATVSQANGPVQALGKGQAIGIAPQGELITGSLFSGQQQQTLLQEPINKTPALYQASLRQPTTQRERFPAKQRPALAKNLQNVPLTPQQNTIYEEALLWKKNQDNGKYVRQKVETMLEKTSLAQDWHVQTLHNPNKYGIMGGVGYYKDQPQYLTMIPVELGVDANRDGKIVLLNEKDKPDNVGEEVDQTKPDKYFRFWANEDDDTDNEDENSDSIPIVFKDSDDINIDSKRDLEDFSRLWVYLKGVHEMVKGEDAMLVGLKWKDTTGNPAIRLFEAYEQDGGTNYLSNDSVATQQRQGKYGTAVQNQNGEAVVSGSDIFIFYPEVWEQLDEENYKKYFLFEGVSEGKGKLQIVFLDKNQNEIGEAPPIYLEITNIKKMYERFKATPEDANFPPPFEIDTNPPFNDNSASFVSDPNGNPFQKPWDEKAHCTVFVHGWDLNYDESYNFAETLFKRMWQRGYKGHFVAFRWDTYTFSKTTFNRSEYRAWKYGKSLKDCVNSLKGQFANINLTAHSMGNIVASSALKQGLSGINNYVMMNPAISASAYDPSPYLNQPGWGNNTEDLYRGFLQGISANTKIFNYYLSEDFATATAWKANNALYKPNAGVNLNRSYQYNSDNEETTLTTLYNAKIRDVIDPHEKLSFVCASRTKALGAEGQAAGEIDETFDMDLAYGFDEIHSAQFYWNIQRKVKSKSVYDFYGTLLDNLGAPKP, from the coding sequence GTGAAAAACAAAACCCAAAATCAAAAAAGAAGTAGCACAGCCATCTTGGCTGTTAAAGGGTGTTGCCGTTTTGTCGTTAAGCCGTTCCTCTTGTCACTAGTCACCTGTCATTTGTTATTCAGCAGCGGCGTTTCCGCTGCGGTTCCCCAATGGTGGATTACGCGCGGGGTGATTGATACGAATTTGGCTGCTGACAATTATGGGCCGGTGAATGTGGGACAGCTCAAGCATGTGGCTTACCAGGCGGCTTTGGAGTTGGAGGAGAAGCTCCCTAATGGCGCGGGGGATTGTTTGGATTTGGTGGAGAGTTTTTCTAAGACCAATGGTAATTATGCGCCGGTGAATGCGGGTCAGTTAAAATATGTGGCGAAGTTTTTTTATGATCGGCTAATTGCGGAGGGTTATACGAACAGTTATCCTTGGACGGAGACGAAGGCGGATGACGCGAATTTTGCTTTAATTAATCAAGGTCAGTTGAAGTTTGTTTTCAGTTTTGATTTGGATAAGTGGAAGCCTAAGCCTCCGAATTGGGTGGATGAGGATGAGGATGGGTTGGATGATAATTGGGAGTTGGAGAATTTCGGAAATCTCACACCAGAGCCCGATGACGATATGGATGGCGATGGGATTCCCAATAGCCAGGAGCAACAAGATGGCACCGATCCCAATGAACCGGATGAGGATCCTGAGAATCCTCTGCCACCCATGGCTTCCTACGGGTTAATTCATTGGCAGCCTGTGAATCATGAACTGGGCGATAGTGACTCTTTGTATGCCACCTGGCAAGTGTTCGTGAATGATAAAGGCCAGGCTATTGCTACGACAGCAGGTCAAGGTGTCGGGGTTTGGACAACAGCGTTTGCAAAAGGTTCTGTCACCGCTGAGTTAGAAGATTATATGTGTTACAATTTTAATAATAATGGGAAAGCCATTTTAGAGAGTCCCGCTGAGGAAGGAGAAGAAGGAGACGGCTTTATTTATCAAGTCTGGGATTTTGAAAGTGGCGACTTTACCAGTGCTCCTCCCATTAATTCACCTCCTTCGTTGCTGCCCGATGATTTGGAAGAGGTTTATTCGATGGATGTTATTATTGATCAGATTATTTGTGAGGGAAATATTGAAGAAAAGACTTCTCTTTTAGGCATCAACGATCCAGGCAGTTTAGCGGGCACGACAGTGTTCCAATGGCGAGTGAAATATCACAGCTATTATTATGATCAGGTTTCAAAACAGTGGAAACAAAGCAATGGCGAAAAAATCATCAACGATTTCAGACCCGTTTATTGGCCGCAAAGTCAGATGGGTAATGCTATGGCAGTCAATGAAGATTTCATGGAAACTTATAGCTATCTTCACACCGCCAATATTAACAATCAAGACGCAGTGGCTTTAATGAAAGAAGGTAGCCAATTTTTATACTACCATCATGCCTCTGAAGAGCCTCAAACTCTCGATCTTCCTTGGGACACGCGCTCTCGATTAAACAACGATGCTCAAGTTGCAGGCAGTTTTTATCAAGGCAAAAGCTATGCCACCGTTTCCCAAGCCAATGGTCCCGTGCAAGCCTTAGGCAAAGGTCAGGCTATCGGCATTGCTCCTCAAGGCGAGCTCATTACCGGCTCACTGTTTTCAGGACAGCAACAACAAACCCTTCTTCAAGAGCCCATAAATAAAACCCCCGCTCTATACCAAGCTTCACTGCGTCAGCCTACAACCCAAAGAGAAAGATTTCCTGCAAAACAAAGGCCTGCTTTAGCAAAAAATCTTCAAAATGTTCCTTTAACTCCCCAGCAAAACACAATCTATGAAGAGGCCCTACTTTGGAAAAAAAATCAAGACAATGGCAAGTATGTGCGTCAAAAAGTAGAAACCATGCTAGAAAAAACAAGCTTAGCCCAGGATTGGCACGTGCAAACACTGCATAATCCGAATAAATATGGTATTATGGGAGGCGTGGGCTACTATAAAGATCAACCGCAATATCTTACTATGATCCCCGTCGAACTCGGAGTTGATGCCAATCGGGATGGAAAGATTGTGCTTCTCAATGAAAAGGATAAGCCAGACAACGTCGGCGAAGAGGTCGATCAGACTAAACCAGACAAATATTTTAGGTTTTGGGCCAATGAGGACGACGATACTGATAATGAAGATGAAAATAGCGATAGCATCCCGATTGTGTTCAAAGATAGCGACGATATTAATATAGATAGCAAGCGCGACCTAGAAGACTTTAGCCGACTATGGGTTTACTTAAAAGGCGTTCATGAAATGGTTAAAGGCGAAGATGCCATGCTCGTCGGTTTGAAATGGAAAGACACTACGGGAAATCCTGCGATTCGTTTATTTGAAGCTTATGAACAAGACGGTGGCACAAATTATTTATCGAATGACTCAGTAGCCACTCAGCAACGGCAAGGTAAATATGGCACAGCGGTGCAAAATCAAAATGGCGAAGCTGTAGTTTCAGGCAGCGACATCTTCATCTTTTATCCTGAAGTGTGGGAACAGCTAGATGAAGAGAATTATAAAAAGTATTTCTTGTTCGAGGGTGTCAGCGAGGGCAAAGGAAAATTACAAATTGTTTTCTTAGACAAAAACCAAAACGAAATCGGTGAAGCACCCCCAATCTATTTGGAAATTACCAATATCAAAAAGATGTATGAACGTTTCAAAGCAACACCGGAAGACGCTAATTTTCCGCCGCCATTTGAAATCGATACAAATCCACCTTTTAACGATAACTCCGCTTCGTTCGTCTCCGATCCTAATGGCAATCCATTTCAAAAACCTTGGGATGAAAAAGCTCATTGCACTGTTTTTGTGCATGGCTGGGATTTAAATTATGATGAAAGTTATAATTTTGCTGAGACACTATTTAAACGAATGTGGCAACGCGGTTATAAAGGTCATTTTGTTGCCTTTCGTTGGGACACTTATACTTTTTCAAAAACCACTTTTAACCGCAGCGAATATCGCGCTTGGAAATATGGCAAATCACTGAAAGATTGTGTTAACAGTTTAAAAGGTCAATTTGCCAATATTAATCTTACCGCTCACAGCATGGGCAATATCGTAGCAAGCTCTGCTTTGAAACAAGGACTGAGCGGAATTAATAATTATGTCATGATGAATCCCGCCATCTCAGCGAGCGCCTACGATCCAAGTCCTTATCTAAATCAACCTGGTTGGGGAAATAATACAGAAGATTTGTATCGAGGTTTTTTACAAGGAATTTCAGCTAATACTAAAATTTTTAATTATTACCTATCCGAAGACTTTGCTACTGCAACCGCGTGGAAAGCTAATAATGCTCTTTATAAACCTAATGCTGGAGTAAATTTAAATCGTTCTTACCAATATAATTCTGATAATGAGGAGACAACTTTAACAACTTTATATAATGCTAAGATCAGAGATGTGATTGATCCCCACGAAAAATTATCTTTTGTTTGTGCTTCAAGAACCAAGGCTTTAGGAGCCGAGGGCCAAGCCGCTGGAGAAATAGATGAAACTTTTGATATGGATTTAGCCTATGGCTTTGATGAAATACACAGTGCTCAATTTTATTGGAATATTCAAAGGAAAGTAAAAAGCAAATCCGTTTATGATTTTTACGGCACATTATTGGACAATTTAGGAGCACCGAAACCATGA
- a CDS encoding carboxypeptidase-like regulatory domain-containing protein encodes MKTKLLFFLLGVSALILLKFNFLTDAIAAEKTQINRPPPGYNPSNYFLPMRPGLYPTLEDFMALAIKTPIYFWGKAVDEQGNPIADAKVRFGILSKLSLRSQEERFTKTDKDGLFSLTDAKGASLSIDVSKEGYYQIKESNGKIDYCTPPTTKDRPIPTPDNPSIFILKKKGIAEPLLESGLNKDLPTNGTPVEINLRNIKGIVKDSPDLIIQCWINGSIYDSNGNFGFPWKARLTMPGGGLIERKNEFDFVAPETGYQSVIDFEHQYPPTGTNRYTRSINKDYFLKLPDGKYARAEIDIEVGPENYILTKSLLNPSGSRNLEYDETKIIRPSP; translated from the coding sequence ATGAAAACAAAATTATTATTTTTCCTCCTCGGAGTTAGTGCGTTAATTTTATTAAAATTTAATTTTTTAACGGATGCGATCGCAGCAGAAAAAACGCAAATCAATCGTCCTCCGCCAGGTTATAATCCTAGTAATTATTTTCTTCCTATGAGACCAGGCCTTTATCCAACTCTTGAGGATTTTATGGCTCTGGCAATTAAAACCCCCATTTATTTTTGGGGCAAGGCAGTCGATGAGCAAGGCAACCCGATTGCAGACGCTAAAGTGAGATTTGGAATTCTGAGTAAACTTTCACTTAGAAGCCAAGAGGAAAGATTTACCAAAACAGATAAAGATGGATTATTTTCCTTAACAGATGCTAAAGGAGCTTCATTATCTATTGATGTCTCTAAAGAAGGCTATTATCAAATTAAGGAATCGAATGGAAAAATAGATTATTGCACGCCTCCCACAACAAAGGATCGACCTATTCCAACACCCGATAATCCTTCAATTTTTATTTTAAAAAAGAAAGGCATCGCCGAACCACTTTTAGAATCAGGCTTGAACAAAGACCTTCCAACCAACGGCACACCAGTTGAGATTAATTTACGAAATATCAAAGGAATCGTGAAAGATTCACCCGATTTAATTATTCAATGTTGGATCAACGGATCGATTTATGATTCCAACGGAAATTTTGGGTTCCCATGGAAAGCGCGTTTGACGATGCCAGGCGGTGGGTTAATAGAGCGAAAAAATGAATTTGATTTTGTGGCTCCAGAAACAGGCTACCAATCAGTCATTGATTTTGAACATCAATATCCACCAACAGGAACGAATCGATATACTAGATCAATTAATAAAGATTATTTTTTAAAATTGCCTGATGGTAAATATGCACGTGCCGAAATCGATATTGAAGTGGGACCTGAAAATTATATTTTAACTAAATCTCTGCTCAATCCATCGGGCTCTCGAAATTTAGAATATGATGAAACTAAAATAATCAGACCTTCTCCCTAG
- a CDS encoding stilbene synthase, producing MYQLALENVTPSHSITQSECWELLNASQTLEKLAPDSQQLLKKILLKGQGIHKRHFAVEHWEKLFTDDAQALNQRFEKEAPKLGTEALQKALHSAALKANEIDALIVCTCTGYLCPGLSSHIAEQLRLRPNIQLIDLVGQGCGAAIPMLQLASQLTTAHPEKNVACLAVEICSAAFYIDNDPGVLISLCLFGDGASASLWSGKSTNPQCPKIRCHSFSSLHRPKHRQLLRFENVAGKLRNRLDVAVPQLAGKTVRELYEQNGLNGAHRILTHPGGSLVLAAIQKELKLHDLPESKRVLHQFGNMSSPSILFALSEHLRQSQPTRHLWLTSFGAGFTCHSCHIDIEI from the coding sequence ATGTATCAACTTGCTTTAGAAAATGTCACCCCATCGCATTCGATTACCCAATCGGAATGCTGGGAATTATTAAACGCTTCCCAAACACTGGAAAAATTAGCTCCCGACTCTCAACAACTTTTAAAAAAAATTTTGTTGAAAGGCCAAGGCATTCACAAACGCCATTTTGCCGTGGAACATTGGGAAAAACTTTTTACCGACGACGCGCAAGCGCTTAACCAACGCTTTGAAAAAGAAGCGCCCAAACTAGGGACGGAAGCTTTACAAAAAGCGCTTCACAGCGCGGCATTAAAAGCCAATGAAATTGACGCTTTAATCGTTTGCACCTGTACCGGCTACCTTTGCCCCGGTCTTTCCAGCCATATTGCGGAACAACTCCGTTTACGACCGAACATCCAACTCATCGACCTCGTGGGACAAGGCTGCGGAGCGGCCATTCCTATGCTGCAGCTTGCTTCACAACTCACCACCGCACATCCCGAAAAAAACGTGGCCTGTCTAGCTGTAGAAATTTGTTCCGCCGCTTTTTATATAGATAACGATCCCGGCGTATTAATTAGTCTCTGTTTATTTGGCGATGGCGCAAGTGCGAGTCTATGGTCGGGGAAATCGACCAATCCACAGTGCCCCAAAATTCGCTGCCATAGTTTTAGCTCCTTACATCGTCCGAAGCACCGTCAACTATTGCGTTTCGAAAATGTGGCAGGAAAACTTCGCAACCGACTAGACGTCGCCGTGCCACAGCTTGCGGGAAAAACAGTTCGGGAATTATACGAACAAAATGGATTAAATGGCGCCCATCGCATTTTGACCCACCCCGGAGGAAGCTTAGTTTTGGCTGCAATTCAAAAAGAACTGAAACTTCATGATTTGCCTGAAAGCAAACGCGTCCTTCACCAATTTGGCAACATGAGCAGCCCCTCCATACTTTTCGCTTTATCCGAACACTTGCGTCAATCCCAACCCACTCGCCACCTCTGGCTTACCTCCTTTGGCGCCGGCTTCACCTGCCACAGTTGTCATATAGATATCGAAATTTAA
- a CDS encoding class I SAM-dependent methyltransferase, with translation MFRSLTPEILDTLPHHHTDAIASRRDLVRVNAAMRNTSWLLQQIQRAQREFHIHQWVEVGAGDGHLGKQLARTIEKNHCHVTGLDFAPRPEQWPAAWDWQQGNLWQWDQWSKVEGVIACLVLHHFSLSQLAELGQRIQKNCRYFIAVEPVRKKIHLWQANLLTSFGMNRVTRHDASLSVKAGFRDGELTQAMGWDPQHWTITLSQTWRGAYRFIAWHK, from the coding sequence GTGTTTAGGTCATTGACACCGGAAATTTTGGACACTCTTCCACATCATCATACTGATGCTATTGCATCGCGGCGGGATTTGGTTCGTGTGAATGCCGCAATGAGAAATACTTCCTGGCTTTTGCAACAAATTCAGCGAGCCCAACGCGAGTTTCATATTCACCAGTGGGTGGAAGTGGGAGCGGGCGATGGTCATTTAGGCAAACAACTTGCACGCACAATAGAAAAAAATCATTGTCATGTTACCGGTTTGGATTTTGCTCCGCGACCCGAGCAATGGCCAGCGGCGTGGGATTGGCAACAGGGTAATCTTTGGCAATGGGATCAATGGTCAAAAGTCGAGGGAGTTATTGCCTGTTTAGTTTTGCACCATTTTTCTTTGTCCCAGCTTGCTGAGTTGGGGCAGCGCATTCAAAAAAACTGTCGTTATTTTATTGCGGTGGAACCTGTGCGAAAAAAAATTCATCTTTGGCAAGCTAACCTCTTGACTTCATTCGGCATGAATCGCGTGACTCGTCATGACGCAAGCCTGAGCGTGAAAGCAGGTTTCCGAGATGGTGAATTAACTCAAGCGATGGGATGGGATCCGCAACATTGGACAATAACTCTAAGCCAGACGTGGCGTGGCGCTTATCGTTTCATCGCATGGCACAAATAA
- the def gene encoding peptide deformylase yields MILPIVQYGDPILRKKGEPIHSITAEIITLAEDMMDTMRDAMGIGLAAQQVGQALQLCVLDVPYLENRPSRLWVKEKEVALEDWMPMVLVNPKIQIVKKRYVDVEGCLSFPDITADISRSVQVEVEAQDLEGNVVQWKGEGLIARAIQHEFDHLQGILFIDRMDSATRSSLQKSLRALLK; encoded by the coding sequence ATGATTTTACCTATTGTTCAATACGGCGATCCTATTTTGAGGAAGAAAGGTGAACCCATTCATTCTATTACGGCTGAAATTATTACTTTGGCTGAGGATATGATGGATACGATGCGGGATGCCATGGGGATTGGTTTGGCGGCGCAGCAAGTAGGGCAGGCTTTGCAACTATGTGTATTAGATGTGCCGTATTTGGAAAATCGTCCCTCTCGACTTTGGGTAAAAGAAAAAGAAGTCGCTTTGGAAGATTGGATGCCGATGGTGTTGGTTAATCCCAAAATTCAGATCGTTAAGAAACGTTACGTCGATGTAGAAGGTTGCTTGAGTTTCCCCGACATTACGGCGGATATTTCCCGATCTGTGCAAGTTGAAGTGGAGGCTCAGGACTTAGAAGGAAATGTGGTTCAATGGAAGGGCGAGGGACTGATTGCTCGCGCTATCCAGCACGAGTTTGATCATCTCCAAGGAATTCTTTTTATCGATCGCATGGATTCTGCCACGCGATCGAGTTTACAGAAATCTTTAAGAGCTCTGTTGAAATAA
- a CDS encoding biopolymer transporter ExbD, whose product MAFYQRSQRRPVINIVSLIDILVLLLIFFIVTTTFKQEQPAVEIQLPESKQAAAAELKEPIVIYVTEDNKLFWEKEAIAWDQLAERLKRNKKNKDARTVAMKADEKADFGLIIKVLDAFKEAGIENIPAFTEPAKKP is encoded by the coding sequence ATGGCTTTTTATCAACGCAGTCAGCGAAGGCCCGTCATTAATATTGTGTCGCTCATTGACATTTTAGTGTTGTTGCTCATTTTTTTTATTGTAACGACAACCTTTAAGCAAGAGCAGCCGGCGGTCGAGATTCAGTTGCCTGAATCGAAACAAGCCGCGGCGGCCGAATTAAAAGAGCCGATTGTGATTTATGTAACTGAGGACAATAAACTTTTTTGGGAAAAGGAGGCAATTGCATGGGATCAGCTAGCTGAGCGTTTGAAGCGGAATAAAAAAAATAAAGATGCGAGGACAGTTGCTATGAAAGCAGATGAAAAAGCGGATTTTGGTTTGATAATTAAAGTGTTAGATGCTTTTAAAGAGGCGGGCATTGAAAATATTCCGGCTTTTACAGAGCCCGCGAAAAAACCATGA
- a CDS encoding MotA/TolQ/ExbB proton channel family protein, with translation MNWNPAAIDFLLKGGLFMIPLGLCSVLALTIIIERGIALRRNRVSPQALVDLILKFPREEQTLLLKATEGKSSLARLIKLVINHQDFSKSETSETLQMQARHEIVTLERGLVLLEIVVGVAPLLGLLGTVSGLVKVFENVGVQGLSTQGMGIARGISEALNTTVAGLVIAIPTLTFWSYYSKKVESLAAEMESLCGEFLSHWYRSRNSSSQ, from the coding sequence ATGAATTGGAATCCGGCAGCGATTGATTTTTTATTAAAGGGCGGTCTTTTTATGATTCCGCTGGGTTTATGTTCGGTTTTAGCGTTAACCATTATTATTGAGCGGGGTATTGCTTTGCGACGAAATCGAGTGTCGCCTCAAGCGCTTGTGGATTTAATTCTGAAATTTCCTCGGGAAGAGCAAACGTTGTTGTTAAAAGCTACGGAAGGCAAATCTTCCTTAGCGCGATTGATTAAATTAGTGATTAATCATCAGGATTTTTCAAAAAGCGAAACATCGGAAACGTTGCAAATGCAGGCGCGTCACGAGATTGTTACATTGGAACGTGGTTTGGTTTTATTGGAGATTGTTGTGGGGGTAGCTCCATTGCTGGGGCTGTTAGGGACGGTGTCAGGGCTCGTTAAAGTTTTTGAAAATGTGGGAGTGCAAGGCTTGTCGACGCAAGGCATGGGGATAGCGCGCGGTATTTCTGAGGCGTTGAATACGACGGTGGCGGGTTTGGTCATTGCGATTCCGACCTTAACCTTTTGGAGTTATTACAGTAAAAAGGTGGAAAGTTTAGCGGCGGAAATGGAATCGTTATGTGGCGAGTTTTTGAGTCATTGGTATCGTTCGCGTAATTCTTCTTCTCAATAA
- a CDS encoding BatD family protein — MLRLWTLPWFILSLFLGSILSLKSQQVYWKKPTNALSERETTTLELVFEDCQPDDTPDLPQVNGLNFGTPSSSTQYSMENFKISQRGVLSYPIQATQQGTLTIPAFEVNTSEGPLTVEALTLQVGATSTPSSRPNSSLDQIVFSRINANKKSVWLGEVFTLDYLLLLSPNYNAQLSGTLQWSPVGLALEDWTQPSQVQAQVSGEMRQGIQQVAHACALKSGVLNFSPAEQKLNIQTGTQRFGFFSRPKMEQFTVQSQPFTLEVKELPPKPHDFFDAVGQFQLTSKIVPRSVTVGEPITWTLELAGTGNWPAELTLPAREVSSDFRAIEPKSKLVKPDGKPFEGTLTEDVILIPTKPGHYTLGPLSYSYFDPERSTYINLTTEPVEIEVKPSNANAFAVNPPNSLEENLENQPSSEAAPSLLPRDPIEKNEAQGWVPQPSHFFYFAASPLLAFFACWITLAFRRSCLTDPNAPRKQAKSQLQLLLKHFSTHSHEEINQQLMSWRHHTAQLLNITHATPTAEEVHKKISSLYNFEIAETWRQLWQQTDSYLFSQQNRLSTEWQQQARQALNPINLPRQSFWRLFLPKNLLPAFIFFFFLGSSLVHAQNETDALNDYNQGDFKKAENQLTTQWNQNPNNWAVRNNLALALAQQERWPEATSHWIAGRLLNPRETSIAWNLPLGLQHSEFVDSPQLNFLNSHSFFLLASPAEWQWLFLLGIFAFTLSLILLIFRRYRLTQNQSFFINRWIIYFLLFLSLGTGSLAWFGWKNYDILANPNAALIWQTAQLHSIPTDVDEQTSHEISSGTLVIVKKSFLNWLKVELTNQENGWIRRDSLISLYQSPTSFSVKK; from the coding sequence ATGTTAAGACTTTGGACTTTACCTTGGTTCATTTTGTCACTGTTTTTAGGTTCGATTTTGAGCCTAAAATCACAGCAAGTTTATTGGAAAAAACCTACAAATGCTCTCTCCGAAAGAGAAACAACCACTCTAGAACTGGTTTTCGAAGACTGTCAGCCAGACGACACACCCGATTTACCACAAGTCAATGGTTTAAATTTTGGAACTCCTTCTTCCAGCACGCAATATTCCATGGAAAATTTTAAAATTTCCCAACGGGGCGTGCTAAGCTATCCCATTCAAGCCACGCAACAAGGCACTTTGACAATACCTGCTTTTGAAGTTAATACCAGCGAAGGTCCACTTACTGTCGAGGCTCTAACTTTGCAAGTAGGCGCAACCTCTACCCCCTCTTCCCGCCCTAATTCTTCCTTAGATCAAATCGTCTTTTCGCGAATCAACGCCAACAAAAAAAGTGTTTGGTTAGGTGAAGTGTTTACTCTCGACTATCTCCTTTTGCTATCGCCAAATTATAATGCCCAACTCTCTGGCACACTACAATGGTCACCAGTTGGATTGGCCTTAGAAGATTGGACACAGCCCAGTCAAGTCCAAGCCCAAGTCAGCGGCGAAATGCGACAGGGCATTCAACAAGTCGCACACGCTTGTGCTTTGAAAAGCGGGGTTTTAAATTTTTCGCCAGCAGAACAAAAACTAAATATCCAAACCGGCACACAACGCTTCGGCTTTTTTTCACGACCCAAAATGGAACAATTCACAGTTCAATCCCAGCCTTTTACTCTGGAGGTTAAAGAGCTTCCACCAAAACCTCACGATTTCTTCGATGCAGTGGGCCAATTTCAGTTAACTTCAAAAATTGTTCCTCGTTCCGTCACCGTCGGCGAACCTATCACTTGGACCTTGGAATTGGCCGGCACAGGCAACTGGCCGGCAGAATTAACTTTGCCAGCACGTGAAGTCTCCAGCGATTTTCGCGCTATTGAACCCAAATCCAAACTGGTCAAACCCGACGGCAAACCCTTTGAAGGAACTCTCACCGAAGACGTCATCCTTATTCCAACTAAACCCGGTCACTACACCTTGGGTCCTTTAAGCTATTCCTATTTTGATCCCGAAAGATCGACTTACATCAATCTTACCACCGAACCAGTTGAAATCGAAGTGAAACCTTCCAACGCTAACGCATTCGCAGTCAATCCACCCAATTCTTTAGAAGAAAATCTAGAAAATCAGCCAAGCTCAGAAGCGGCTCCCTCCCTACTTCCCCGGGATCCCATCGAAAAAAACGAAGCTCAAGGTTGGGTTCCTCAACCTTCACACTTTTTCTATTTTGCCGCCTCACCTCTCCTTGCTTTTTTCGCTTGCTGGATCACTTTGGCTTTTCGTCGCTCTTGTCTCACCGATCCGAATGCGCCTCGCAAACAAGCGAAATCACAACTTCAACTTTTACTCAAACATTTCTCCACTCATTCTCATGAAGAAATTAATCAACAGCTCATGAGCTGGCGTCATCACACTGCCCAACTTCTCAACATCACCCACGCCACACCGACTGCCGAAGAAGTGCATAAAAAAATCAGTTCACTTTACAACTTTGAAATAGCTGAAACATGGCGACAACTTTGGCAACAAACCGATTCCTATTTATTTTCTCAACAAAACCGTCTCTCTACCGAATGGCAGCAACAAGCACGACAAGCGTTAAATCCCATTAACCTGCCACGTCAATCTTTCTGGCGATTATTTTTACCAAAAAATCTGCTACCCGCTTTCATCTTTTTTTTCTTTCTTGGCTCATCTTTAGTCCACGCCCAAAATGAAACTGATGCTCTTAACGACTATAACCAAGGCGATTTCAAAAAAGCGGAAAACCAACTCACCACCCAGTGGAACCAAAACCCCAACAACTGGGCTGTTAGAAACAATTTAGCGCTTGCTCTAGCTCAACAAGAAAGATGGCCTGAAGCCACCTCGCATTGGATCGCAGGTCGTTTACTCAATCCCAGAGAAACATCCATCGCATGGAACCTGCCCCTCGGCTTGCAACATTCAGAATTTGTGGATTCACCTCAACTTAATTTTTTAAATTCTCACTCCTTTTTTCTTCTCGCTTCTCCCGCAGAATGGCAATGGCTTTTTTTACTAGGAATTTTCGCTTTCACTTTAAGCCTCATTCTGCTCATTTTCCGGCGCTACCGCCTTACACAAAATCAATCCTTCTTCATAAACCGTTGGATTATTTACTTTCTTCTATTTCTCAGCTTAGGGACAGGATCGTTGGCCTGGTTTGGCTGGAAAAATTACGATATCTTAGCCAACCCCAACGCCGCTTTGATCTGGCAAACTGCTCAACTTCACTCCATTCCCACTGATGTTGATGAACAGACCAGTCATGAAATTTCATCTGGAACTTTAGTGATTGTGAAAAAAAGTTTCTTAAACTGGTTAAAAGTAGAGCTAACCAATCAAGAAAACGGTTGGATTCGTCGCGACTCTCTTATCTCTCTCTATCAATCACCCACCTCTTTCTCTGTAAAAAAATAA